In Polyodon spathula isolate WHYD16114869_AA chromosome 55, ASM1765450v1, whole genome shotgun sequence, a single genomic region encodes these proteins:
- the LOC121307337 gene encoding zinc finger protein 850-like, whose protein sequence is MDMRASSASLLEEELASAIEPAVKAAVLSVMSALAKFVDSKCAVFHLRLDERDHEFESVRLRLEIAESELKAVSERKYPNTGENAAQSVTNTSEQHIDIIHQPRSQKEGHRVKRLSFFREDEAVSHEFSDSIVAHGLPATTRDYSTLPAQPVREPEHAVHTALKNSRVLIQEDGSYSEQDLLMRGDEQMGHTSTAGWRRAVEGPAQRNALPRAQEGTKAESAPIQEELFAQEWCRSPKQGTELTSIEGKEEEEPALDPEHINEEIPGIEPVIIKEEVPELESDPIEEGGSDHFERQQQIHTGQKLHCCAECGKKFSTSTDLKRHRRIHTGERPYSCTDCEKSFKTSADLKRHRRIHTGEKPYSCTQCEKSFKQLQHLKTHQEIHTRQKPYCCSVCGKCFSESETLTLHQRNHMGPNLYHCTECEKSFKKLPLLKAHQRIHTGEKPYRCTDCGKTFITSKDLKRHQRIHTGEKPYSCDYCGKSFTRSGTLTVHQRIHTGEKPYHCTACGKSFTFHSQMRKHSCLQHGFQFRQSSLQQRIKERIVFMRRVSEMKEEMDMRASSASLLEEELASAIEPAVKAAVLSVMSALAKFVDSKCAVFHLRLDERDHEFESVRLRLEIAESELKSMRGGEYTSTGDKNFTQSLTNTSEQYCGVGFDIIHVPELEQGERSLEHTRAAEWRHAVEGPAQRNALPHAEEGSKAESAPIQEELFAQEWCRSPKQATELTSIEGEEEEEPALDPEHINEEIPGIEPVIIKDEVLELESDPIEEGGSDHFERRQQSHTGEQLHLYTLCGKSLSTSTELKRHHRIHTGERPYCCTECGQSFNTSTDLKRHRRFHTGEKLHHLKTHQLIHHRKKLFHSSGCQKSFTQLGTLTLHQRIHTGGKLYHCTDCAKDFNTAEELRIHQRSHTGEKPYRCTQCEKSFKQVSRLKAHQRIHTGEKPYSCNFCGKRFTLSTDLKRHQRIHTGEKPYSCTECEKSFNQVSHLKAHQRIHTGEKPYSCDYCGKRFTQAGNLMSHLRVHTGEQSTHCTQ, encoded by the exons ATGGATATGCGCGCATCCTCCGCGTCTCTCCTGGAAGAAGAACTCGCCTCTGCTATCGAGcctgcagtgaaagcggctgtgctGAGCGTCATGTCTGCATTAGCAAAGTTCGTGgacagtaaatgtgcagttttccacCTCAGACTGGACGAGAGAGACCACGAATTTGAAAGCGTGAGATTGCGACTGGAAATAGcggagagcgagttgaaagccgTAAGCGAACGAAAATACCCGAACACTGGCGAGAACGCTGCACAGTCTGTCACGAACACCAGTGAACAGCACATCGATATCATCCATCAACCGAGAAGCCAGAAGGAAGGGCACCGTGTGAAACGCCTCTCATTTTTCAGGGAGGATGAAGCTGTAAGTCACGAATTCAGCGACAGTATTGTTGCTCACGGGCTGCCAGCCACTACACGCGATTACTCCACTCTACCAGCTCAGCCAGTCCGGGAGCCGGAGCATGCAGTCCACACCGCACTGAAAAACTCCCGGGTTTTAATCCAGGAGGATGGAAGCTATTCCGAGCAGGACCTGCTGATGCGAGGCGATGAACAGATGGGCCACACAAGCACAGCGGGGTGGAGAAGAGCAGTGGAAG GTCCTGCACAGAGAAATGCTCTCCCTCGTGCTCAGGAAGGGACGAAGGCAGAATCAGCTCCCATTCAAGAGGAGCTCTTTGCCCAGGAATGGTGCAGGAGTCCAAAGCAGGGTACAGAGCTGACATCTATTgaagggaaggaggaggaggaacctgCACTAGATCCTGAGCACATTAATGAAGAGATCCCTGGAATTGAACCGGTCATCATTAAAGAGGAGGTTCCTGAACTTGAATCTGACCCCATTGAAGAGGGGGGTTCAGACCACTTTGAAAGACAGCAGCAgattcacacaggacaaaaactGCATTGCTGTGCAGAGTGTGGAAAAAAATTCAGTACATCAACAGATCTGAAAAGACACCGTCGCATTCACACAGGGGAAAGACCGTACAGCTGCACTGATTGTGAAAAGAGTTTCAAAACCTCTGCAGATCTGAAAAGACACCGTCGCATTCACACAGGCGAGAAGCCGTATTCCTGCACTCAGTGTGAGAAGAGTTTCAAACAGCTGCAGCATCTTAAAACACACCAGGAAATCCACACCAGGCAGAAGCCGtattgctgcagtgtgtgtgggaAGTGTTTTAGTGAATCGGAGACATTGACATTACACCAGCGAAATCACATGGGACCAAATCTGTACCACTGCACTGAGTGTGAGAAGAGTTTCAAAAAGTTACCACTCCTTAAAGcccaccagcgaattcacaccgGAGAAAAACCTTACCGTTGTACTGACTGTGGAAAGACTTTCATTACGTCAAAggaccttaaaagacaccagcggATTCACACCGGGGAGAAGCCGTATAGCTGTGAttactgtgggaagagtttcacccGCTCAGGAACACTGACGGtgcaccagcgaattcacacaggagagaaaccgtatcactgcacCGCATGTGGAAAGAGTTTTACTTTCCATTCCCAAATGAGGAAACATAGCTGTTTGCAGCATGG GTTCCAGTTCAGACAGTCTTCACTTCAGCAGAGGATAAAAGAACGCATCGTGTTTATGAGACGCGTCTCTGAAATGAAAGAAGAGATGGATATGCGCGCATCCTCCGCGTCTCTCCTGGAAGAAGAACTCGCCTCTGCTATCGAGcctgcagtgaaagcggctgtgctGAGCGTCATGTCTGCATTAGCAAAGTTCGTGgacagtaaatgtgcagttttccacCTCAGACTGGACGAGAGAGACCACGAATTCGAAAGCGTGAGATTGCGATTGGAAATAGCGGAGAGCGAGTTGAAATCGATGCGGGGCGGAGAATACACGAGCACTGGCGATAAGAACTTTACACAATCTCTCACGAACACCAGTGAACAATACTGCGGGGTTGGGTTTGATATCATTCATGTACCCGAGCTGGAGCAGGGAGAGCGCAGTTTGGAGCACACAAGGGCAGCGGAGTGGAGACACGCAGTGgaag GTCCTGCACAGAGAAATGCTCTCCCTCATGCTGAGGAAGGGTCGAAGGCAGAATCAGCTCCCATTCAAGAGGAGCTCTTTGCCCAGGAATGGTGCAGGAGTCCAAAGCAGGCTACAGAGCTGACATCTAttgaaggggaggaggaggaggaacctgCACTAGATCCTGAGCACATTAATGAAGAGATCCCTGGAATTGAACCGGTCATCATTAAAGATGAGGTCCTTGAACTTGAATCTGACCCCATTGAAGAGGGGGGTTCAGACCACTTTGAAAGACGGCAGCAAAGTCACACAGGAGAGCAACTGCATCTATATACTCTATGTGGGAAAAgtctcagtacatcaacagagCTGAAAAGACACCACAGAATTCACACAGGGGAAAGACCGTACTGCTGCACTGAATGTGGACAGAGTTTTAATACTTCTACAGATTTGAAGAGACACCGTCGctttcacacaggagagaagttACACCATCTTAAAACACACCAGCTAATTCACCATCGAAAGAAGCTGTTTCACTCTAGTGGGTGTCAGAAGAGTTTCACTCAGCTAGGAACCCTGACATTGCAtcagagaattcacacaggagggAAGCTGTATCACTGCACTGACTGCGCAAAGGATTTCAATACAGCAGAAGAGCTCAGGATACACCAGAGatctcacacaggagagaaaccgtatcgctgcacTCAGTGTGAGAAGAGTTTTAAACAAGTATCCCGTCTTAAAGcccaccagcgaattcacacaggagagaagccgtatAGCTGTAATTtctgtgggaagagattcactCTGTCTACAGACttgaaaagacaccagcgaattcacacaggagagaaaccttatagCTGCACTGAGTGTGAGAAGAGTTTCAATCAAGTATCCCACCTTAAAGCccaccaacgaattcacacaggagaaaaGCCATATAGCTGTGATtactgtgggaagagattcactCAGGCAGGAAATCTGATGTCACACCTTCGGGTTCACACAGGGGAGCAGTCAACTCACTGCACTCAATAA
- the LOC121307369 gene encoding zinc finger protein 383-like isoform X3 — translation MRRVSEMKEEMDMRASSASLLEEELASAIEPAVKAAVLSVMSALAKFVDSKCAVFHLRLDERDHEFESVRLRLEIAESELKAVSERKYPNTGENAAQSVTNTSEQHIDIIHQPRSQKEGHRVKRLSFFREGEAVSHEFSDSVVAHGLPATTRDYSTLPAQPVREPEPAVHTALKNSRVLIQEDGSYSEQDLLMRGDEQMGHTSTAGWRRAVEGPAERNALPHAEEGSKAESAPIQEELFAQEWCRSPKQGTELTSIEGKGEEEEPALDPEHINEEIPGIEPVIIKEEVPERESDPIEEGGSDHFEKWQQIHTGEQLHLCLVCGKSLSTSTELKRHHRIHTGERPYCCTECGKSFNTSTDLKRHSRFHTGEKLHHLKTHQQIHLGNKLFHSSGCQKSFTQLGTLTLHQRMHTGGKLYHCTDCAKDFNTAEEFKIHQRSHTGEKPYRCTQCEKSFKQASQLKAHKRIHTGEKQYRCDDCGKSFIVSADLKRHQRIHTGEKPYSCTECEKSFKQISHLKSHQRIHTGEKPYSCDHCGKRFTRAGNLMLHLRVHTGEQLAH, via the exons ATGAGACGCGTCTCTGAAATGAAAGAAGAGATGGATATGCGCGCATCCTCCGCGTCTCTCCTGGAAGAAGAACTCGCCTCTGCTATCGAGcctgcagtgaaagcggctgtgctGAGCGTCATGTCTGCATTAGCAAAGTTCGTGgacagtaaatgtgcagttttccacCTCAGACTGGACGAGAGAGACCACGAATTTGAAAGCGTGAGATTGCGATTGGAAATAGcggagagcgagttgaaagccgTAAGCGAACGAAAATACCCGAACACTGGCGAGAACGCTGCACAGTCTGTCACGAACACCAGTGAACAGCACATCGATATCATCCATCAACCGAGAAGCCAGAAGGAAGGGCACCGTGTGAAACGCCTCTCATTTTTCAGGGAGGGTGAAGCTGTAAGTCACGAATTCAGCGACAGTGTTGTTGCTCACGGGCTGCCAGCCACTACACGCGATTACTCCACTCTACCAGCTCAGCCAGTCCGGGAGCCGGAGCCTGCAGTCCACACCGCACTGAAAAACTCCCGGGTTTTAATCCAGGAGGATGGAAGCTATTCCGAGCAGGACCTGCTGATGCGAGGTGATGAACAGATGGGCCACACAAGCACAGCGGGGTGGAGAAGAGCAGTGGAAG GTCCTGCAGAGAGAAATGCTCTCCCCCATGCTGAGGAAGGGTCGAAGGCAGAATCAGCTCCCATTCAAGAGGAGCTCTTTGCCCAGGAATGGTGCAGGAGTCCAAAGCAGGGTACAGAGCTGACATCTATTGaagggaagggggaggaggaggaacctGCACTAGATCCTGAGCACATTAATGAAGAGATCCCTGGAATTGAACCGGTCATCATTAAAGAGGAGGTTCCTGAACGTGAATCTGACCCCATTGAAGAAGGGGGTTCAGACCACTTTGAAAAATGGcagcaaattcacacaggagagcaACTGCATCTCTGCCTTGTATGTGGGAAGAGTCTCAGTACGTCAACAGAGCTGAAAAGACACCACCGAATTCACACAGGGGAAAGACCATACTGCTGCActgaatgtggaaagagtttcaaTACCTCTACAGATCTGAAAAGACACAGTCGCTTTCACACAGGAGAAAAGTTACACCATCTTAAAACACATCAGCAAATTCACCTTGGAAATAAGCTGTTTCACTCTAGTGGGTGTCAGAAGAGTTTCACTCAGTTAGGAACCCTGACATTGCATCAGAGAATGCACACTGGAGGAAAGCTGTATCACTGCACTGACTGCGCAAAGGATTTCAATACAGCAGAAGAGTTCAAGATACACCAGCGatctcacacaggagagaaaccatatcgctgcACTCAGTGTGAGAAGAGTTTCAAACAAGCATCGCAGCTTAAAGCCCACAAGCGCATTCACACGGGAGAGAAACAGTATCGTTGTgatgactgtgggaagagtttcattGTGTCTGcagacctgaaaagacaccaacgaattcacaccGGAGAGAAACCTTATAGCTGCACTGAGTGTGAGAAGAGTTTCAAACAAATATCCCACCTCAAATCCcatcagcgaattcacacaggagagaagccatatAGCTGTGATcactgtgggaagagattcactCGGGCAGGAAATCTGATGTTACACCTTCGGGTTCACACAGGGGAGCAGTTGGCTCACTGA
- the LOC121307369 gene encoding zinc finger protein 883-like isoform X2 has translation MEEGRVRPVSEMKEEMDICASSASLLEEELASAIEPAVKAAVLSVMSALAKFVDSKCAVFHLRLDERDHEFESVRLRLEIAESELNAMRGGEYASTGDKNFTQSLTSTKTQYPGSDSVIAHGLPAPDFSTVPVQPIREPEPAVHTAMKSSRVLIQEDGSYSEQDLLMRGDEQMGHTSTAGWRRAVNGPAQRNALPHAQEGLKAESAPIQEELFAQEWCRSPKQGTELTSIEGKEEEEPALDPEHINEEIPGIEPVIIKEEVLELESDPIEEGGSDHFERRQQTHTGEKLHLCTVCGKSLCTSTELKRHHRIHTGERPYCCTECGKSFNTSTDLKRHRRIHTGEKPYSCTQCGKSFKQLHHLKTHQQIHYRNKLFHCSGCEKSFTQLETLTLHQQTHTGGKPYSCTECEKSFKQASQLKAHQLIHTGHKQYPCSDCGESFILSTDLERHQQTHTEEKPYHCSECEKSFSQASQLKAHQRIHTGEKQYHCADCGKSFILSGDLKRHQQTHTGEKPYSCDFCGKSFARSGALTVHQRIHTGEKPYTCEHCGKRFNRTEHLVSHLRVHTGEQSTHCAQ, from the exons ATGGAAGAGGGGAGAGTGAGGCCCGTCTCTGAAATGAAAGAAGAGATGGACATCTGCGCATCCTCCGCGTCTCTCCTGGAAGAAGAACTCGCCTCTGCTATCGAGcctgcagtgaaagcggctgtgctGAGCGTCATGTCTGCATTAGCAAAGTTCGTGgacagtaaatgtgcagttttccacCTCAGACTGGACGAGAGAGACCACGAATTCGAAAGCGTGAGATTGCGATTGGAAATAGCGGAGAGCGAGTTGAACGCGATGCGGGGCGGAGAATACGCGAGCACTGGCGATAAAAACTTTACGCAATCTCTCACCAGCACTAAAACGCAATACCCCGGGAGCGACAGTGTTATTGCTCACGGTTTGCCAGCGCCGGATTTCTCTACTGTTCCAGTTCAGCCAATCAGGGAGCCGGAGCCCGCAGTCCACACCGCAATGAAAAGCTCCCGCGTTTTAATCCAGGAGGATGGAAGCTATTCCGAGCAGGACCTGCTGATGCGAGGTGATGAACAGATGGGCCACACAAGCACAGCGGGGTGGAGGAGAGCAGTGAACG GTCCTGCACAGAGAAATGCTCTCCCTCATGCTCAGGAAGGGTTGAAGGCAGAATCAGCTCCCATTCAAGAGGAGCTCTTTGCCCAGGAATGGTGCAGGAGTCCAAAGCAGGGTACAGAGCTGACATCTATTgaagggaaggaggaggaggaacctgCACTAGATCCTGAGCACATTAATGAAGAGATCCCTGGAATTGAACCGGTCATCATTAAAGAGGAGGTTCTTGAACTTGAATCTGACCCCATTGAAGAGGGGGGTTCTGACCACTTTGAAAGACGACAACAAACTCACACAGGCGAGAAACTGcatctctgtactgtgtgtgggaAGAGTCTGTGTACATCAACAGAGCTGAAAAGACACCACCGAATTCACACAGGGGAAAGACCGTACTGCTGCActgaatgtggaaagagtttcaaTACCTCTACAGATCTGAAAAGACACCGTCGTATTCACACAGGGGAGAAGCCGTATTCCTGCACTcagtgtgggaagagtttcaaacaGCTACACCatcttaaaacacaccagcaaattcactaTCGAAATAAACTGTTTCACTGTAGTGGATGTGAGAAGAGTTTCACTCAGTTAGAAACCCTGACATTGCATCAGCAAACTCACACAGGAGGGAAACCTTATAGCTGCACTGAGTGTGAGAAGAGTTTCAAACAAGCATCACAGCTTAAAGCTCACCAACTAATTCACACAGGACATAAACAGTATCCTTGTTCTGACTGTGGGGAGAGTTTCATTCTGTCTACAGACCTGGAAAGACACCAGCAAACTCACACAgaagagaaaccgtatcactgttcTGAGTGTGAGAAGAGTTTCAGTCAAGCATCGCAGCTTAAAGcccaccagcgaattcacacggGAGAGAAACAGTAtcactgtgctgactgtgggaagagtttcattCTGTCCGGagacctgaaaagacaccagcaaaCTCACACCGGAGAGAAACCTTATAGCTGTGATTTCTGTGGGAAGAGTTTTGCCCGCTCAGGAGCACTGACAGTACATCAACGAATTCACACCGGAGAGAAGCCGTATACCTGTGAAcactgtgggaagagattcaatCGGACAGAACATTTGGTGTCACACCTTCGGGTTCACACAGGGGAGCAGTCGACTCACTGCGCTCAATAA
- the LOC121307369 gene encoding zinc finger protein 436-like isoform X1 gives MRRVSEMKEEMDMRASSASLLEEELASAIEPAVKAAVLSVMSALAKFVDSKCAVFHLRLDERDHEFESVRLRLEIAESELKAVSERKYPNTGENAAQSVTNTSEQHIDIIHQPRSQKEGHRVKRLSFFREGEAVSHEFSDSVVAHGLPATTRDYSTLPAQPVREPEPAVHTALKNSRVLIQEDGSYSEQDLLMRGDEQMGHTSTAGWRRAVEGPAQRNALPHAQEGLKAESAPIQEELFAQEWCRSPKQGTELTSIEGKEEEEPALDPEHINEEIPGIEPVIIKEEVLELESDPIEEGGSDHFERRQQTHTGEKLHLCTVCGKSLCTSTELKRHHRIHTGERPYCCTECGKSFNTSTDLKRHRRIHTGEKPYSCTQCGKSFKQLHHLKTHQQIHYRNKLFHCSGCEKSFTQLETLTLHQQTHTGGKPYSCTECEKSFKQASQLKAHQLIHTGHKQYPCSDCGESFILSTDLERHQQTHTEEKPYHCSECEKSFSQASQLKAHQRIHTGEKQYHCADCGKSFILSGDLKRHQQTHTGEKPYSCDFCGKSFARSGALTVHQRIHTGEKPYTCEHCGKRFNRTEHLVSHLRVHTGEQSTHCAQ, from the exons ATGAGACGCGTCTCTGAAATGAAAGAAGAGATGGATATGCGCGCATCCTCCGCGTCTCTCCTGGAAGAAGAACTCGCCTCTGCTATCGAGcctgcagtgaaagcggctgtgctGAGCGTCATGTCTGCATTAGCAAAGTTCGTGgacagtaaatgtgcagttttccacCTCAGACTGGACGAGAGAGACCACGAATTTGAAAGCGTGAGATTGCGATTGGAAATAGcggagagcgagttgaaagccgTAAGCGAACGAAAATACCCGAACACTGGCGAGAACGCTGCACAGTCTGTCACGAACACCAGTGAACAGCACATCGATATCATCCATCAACCGAGAAGCCAGAAGGAAGGGCACCGTGTGAAACGCCTCTCATTTTTCAGGGAGGGTGAAGCTGTAAGTCACGAATTCAGCGACAGTGTTGTTGCTCACGGGCTGCCAGCCACTACACGCGATTACTCCACTCTACCAGCTCAGCCAGTCCGGGAGCCGGAGCCTGCAGTCCACACCGCACTGAAAAACTCCCGGGTTTTAATCCAGGAGGATGGAAGCTATTCCGAGCAGGACCTGCTGATGCGAGGTGATGAACAGATGGGCCACACAAGCACAGCGGGGTGGAGAAGAGCAGTGGAAG GTCCTGCACAGAGAAATGCTCTCCCTCATGCTCAGGAAGGGTTGAAGGCAGAATCAGCTCCCATTCAAGAGGAGCTCTTTGCCCAGGAATGGTGCAGGAGTCCAAAGCAGGGTACAGAGCTGACATCTATTgaagggaaggaggaggaggaacctgCACTAGATCCTGAGCACATTAATGAAGAGATCCCTGGAATTGAACCGGTCATCATTAAAGAGGAGGTTCTTGAACTTGAATCTGACCCCATTGAAGAGGGGGGTTCTGACCACTTTGAAAGACGACAACAAACTCACACAGGCGAGAAACTGcatctctgtactgtgtgtgggaAGAGTCTGTGTACATCAACAGAGCTGAAAAGACACCACCGAATTCACACAGGGGAAAGACCGTACTGCTGCActgaatgtggaaagagtttcaaTACCTCTACAGATCTGAAAAGACACCGTCGTATTCACACAGGGGAGAAGCCGTATTCCTGCACTcagtgtgggaagagtttcaaacaGCTACACCatcttaaaacacaccagcaaattcactaTCGAAATAAACTGTTTCACTGTAGTGGATGTGAGAAGAGTTTCACTCAGTTAGAAACCCTGACATTGCATCAGCAAACTCACACAGGAGGGAAACCTTATAGCTGCACTGAGTGTGAGAAGAGTTTCAAACAAGCATCACAGCTTAAAGCTCACCAACTAATTCACACAGGACATAAACAGTATCCTTGTTCTGACTGTGGGGAGAGTTTCATTCTGTCTACAGACCTGGAAAGACACCAGCAAACTCACACAgaagagaaaccgtatcactgttcTGAGTGTGAGAAGAGTTTCAGTCAAGCATCGCAGCTTAAAGcccaccagcgaattcacacggGAGAGAAACAGTAtcactgtgctgactgtgggaagagtttcattCTGTCCGGagacctgaaaagacaccagcaaaCTCACACCGGAGAGAAACCTTATAGCTGTGATTTCTGTGGGAAGAGTTTTGCCCGCTCAGGAGCACTGACAGTACATCAACGAATTCACACCGGAGAGAAGCCGTATACCTGTGAAcactgtgggaagagattcaatCGGACAGAACATTTGGTGTCACACCTTCGGGTTCACACAGGGGAGCAGTCGACTCACTGCGCTCAATAA